From Acidobacteriota bacterium, a single genomic window includes:
- a CDS encoding type II toxin-antitoxin system MqsA family antitoxin gives MKNRICDICGRRGAQIRRVTRSYGRGADLLVVENVPIVSCPHCGESYFSSETLLELERIKLHRRNFAKSRSVAVASFG, from the coding sequence ATGAAGAACAGAATCTGTGATATCTGCGGGCGCCGCGGGGCCCAGATTCGGCGCGTGACGAGGAGCTATGGGCGCGGCGCCGACCTCCTCGTCGTCGAAAACGTCCCGATCGTCAGTTGCCCGCATTGCGGCGAGAGCTACTTCAGCTCCGAGACGCTTCTCGAACTGGAGCGAATCAAGCTCCACCGCCGGAACTTCGCCAAGTCACGAAGCGTGGCGGTTGCGAGCTTCGGCTGA
- a CDS encoding DUF4258 domain-containing protein gives MRDLVRLRRYVVTAHAVEEMDADGLSLFDVESCLLVGRIIERQVDRTTGQRKYLVKGRSLDGDELVVAVVKISPTGKLVLLTIYTE, from the coding sequence ATCCGCGACCTCGTTCGCCTTCGTCGATACGTGGTGACCGCGCATGCTGTCGAGGAGATGGACGCAGACGGCCTGTCGTTGTTCGACGTGGAGAGTTGTCTGTTGGTTGGAAGAATCATCGAACGGCAGGTCGACCGGACCACAGGGCAACGGAAATACCTCGTCAAAGGACGGAGCCTCGACGGCGACGAGCTCGTCGTGGCTGTGGTCAAGATCAGCCCAACGGGCAAGCTCGTCCTTCTCACCATCTACACCGAGTGA